A part of Anaeromyxobacter diazotrophicus genomic DNA contains:
- a CDS encoding GAF domain-containing protein has translation MTAVPPGEGELAALQARNAELAALNRVAEAAGAAPDLELFLARAGEEASALLGAPVVGFFLLERDRREAVLLHLHGGDEADRRRLGRAPVTGNVFESVGLGGQVRVRQVAELPGALQELLAPLRLATVASTPARFRSSTVGVLSAGFREPRSPEACRTDLLEALGAHFASAVETHRLLGDLRGRVAELTLLNDMAVATATLDPVLLLENALRRTSATFRAETAAAYLLEAGELRQTACLGVSAETAARTSRLPLGKGPAGQAAAEGKIIHHPELRPASPGQAWMRDQEGVHAAVGVPLLAKDRVLGAFVLGRRRPEPFTDGELSLLTAVGVQLGVAVENARLFADTRRRVADLEAVNALALRVFATAPGDARRLLEEASQEMARALAVRSVVVLQLDQDGEGLTGVAGFGTPLPPAQIAIPLARSDLVRRALGACEPAWGLQVIDAPRPGEIAPPPLSVLLVPLSARGATRGVVALADGPERRYSEAEIALALALAGEAAMGLENAELYAEARHRVEELSLVHEVGRSLVATLELSQVLEAGVRNLARIVDAPDGYLLLADAQRDRMVVRAASGSGARLVGHGISLRLQHSLSRLVYEQRTPIAMADVTQDVRVDAELKTLTGARAYLGLPLVVRERPIGVALIAETRGPRRFTPAEVERATAIANQLAVAVENAGLYEDLRRSYADLARAQDQLVRQERLAALGELAAVVAHEVRNPLGVVFNSLGSLRRLVPQRGDARMLLDIVGEEAERLNRMVGDLLDFARPSRPTVRAEPLAPVVDAALAAALGDGGRGVRVERELADDLPPVPMDARLLRQAVLNLVLNAAQAMGGAGTLTVRARAEEGGVVLELGDTGPGIPEDVRHRIFEPFFTTKATGTGLGLAVVKRIVDDHHGRIETRPGPQGGTVFSLRLPIRPTSPLKPDAGSAEDEP, from the coding sequence GTGACCGCGGTGCCGCCGGGCGAGGGCGAGCTGGCCGCGCTCCAGGCGCGCAACGCCGAGCTGGCCGCCCTCAACCGGGTGGCGGAGGCGGCCGGCGCGGCGCCCGACCTCGAGCTGTTCCTCGCGCGCGCCGGGGAGGAGGCCTCCGCGCTGCTCGGCGCCCCGGTGGTGGGCTTCTTCCTCCTCGAGCGCGACCGGCGCGAGGCGGTGCTGCTCCACCTGCACGGCGGCGACGAGGCCGACCGCCGGCGGCTCGGGCGCGCTCCGGTCACCGGCAACGTCTTCGAGTCGGTGGGCCTGGGCGGGCAGGTGCGGGTGCGCCAGGTGGCGGAGCTGCCCGGAGCGCTCCAGGAGCTGCTCGCGCCGCTGCGCCTCGCGACGGTGGCGAGCACGCCGGCGCGCTTTCGCTCGAGCACGGTCGGGGTGCTCTCGGCGGGCTTCCGCGAGCCGCGCTCGCCCGAGGCCTGCCGCACCGACCTGCTGGAGGCGCTCGGCGCGCACTTCGCCTCGGCGGTCGAGACGCACCGGCTGCTGGGCGACCTGCGCGGGCGCGTGGCCGAGCTGACCCTCCTCAACGACATGGCGGTGGCGACCGCCACGCTCGACCCGGTGCTCCTGCTCGAGAACGCGCTCCGCCGCACCTCGGCCACCTTCCGCGCCGAGACCGCCGCCGCCTACCTGCTCGAGGCGGGCGAGCTCCGCCAGACCGCCTGCCTCGGGGTCTCGGCCGAGACGGCGGCCCGGACGTCACGGCTGCCGCTCGGCAAGGGCCCCGCCGGCCAGGCCGCCGCCGAGGGCAAGATCATCCATCACCCGGAGCTCCGGCCGGCGAGCCCCGGCCAGGCCTGGATGCGCGACCAGGAGGGCGTGCACGCCGCCGTCGGCGTCCCGCTGCTCGCGAAGGACCGCGTGCTGGGCGCGTTCGTGCTCGGCCGCCGGCGGCCCGAGCCGTTCACCGACGGCGAGCTCTCGCTCCTCACCGCGGTGGGCGTGCAGCTCGGGGTCGCGGTCGAGAACGCCCGCCTGTTCGCGGACACCCGGCGCCGCGTGGCCGACCTGGAGGCGGTCAACGCGCTCGCGCTGCGCGTCTTCGCGACCGCGCCGGGCGACGCGCGCCGGCTCCTCGAGGAGGCGAGCCAGGAGATGGCCCGCGCGCTCGCGGTCCGGTCGGTGGTGGTGCTGCAGCTGGACCAGGACGGCGAGGGGCTGACCGGCGTGGCCGGCTTCGGGACCCCGCTGCCGCCGGCGCAGATCGCGATCCCGCTCGCCCGCAGCGACCTCGTCCGGCGCGCGCTCGGCGCGTGCGAGCCAGCGTGGGGGCTGCAGGTCATCGACGCGCCCCGGCCGGGCGAGATCGCGCCGCCGCCGCTCTCGGTGCTGCTCGTGCCGCTCTCGGCGCGCGGGGCGACGCGCGGCGTGGTGGCGCTCGCCGACGGCCCGGAGCGGCGCTACAGCGAGGCGGAGATCGCGCTCGCCCTGGCGCTGGCGGGCGAGGCGGCCATGGGGCTCGAGAACGCGGAGCTCTACGCCGAGGCGCGGCACCGCGTCGAGGAGCTGTCGCTCGTCCACGAGGTAGGCCGCTCGCTCGTCGCCACCCTGGAGCTGAGCCAGGTGCTGGAGGCCGGCGTGCGCAACCTGGCGCGCATCGTGGACGCGCCCGACGGGTACCTGCTCCTGGCGGACGCGCAGCGCGACCGGATGGTGGTCCGCGCCGCCTCCGGGAGCGGCGCGCGCCTCGTCGGCCACGGCATCTCGCTGCGCCTCCAGCACAGCTTGTCGCGGCTCGTCTACGAGCAGCGGACGCCCATCGCCATGGCCGACGTGACCCAGGACGTCCGCGTCGACGCGGAGCTCAAGACGCTCACCGGCGCGCGCGCCTACCTGGGGCTGCCGCTCGTGGTGCGCGAGCGGCCCATCGGCGTGGCGCTCATCGCCGAGACGCGCGGCCCGCGCCGCTTCACGCCGGCCGAGGTCGAGCGCGCCACCGCCATCGCGAACCAGCTGGCGGTGGCGGTGGAGAACGCCGGGCTGTACGAGGACCTGCGCCGCTCCTACGCCGACCTGGCGCGGGCCCAGGACCAGCTCGTGCGGCAGGAGAGGCTGGCCGCCCTGGGCGAGCTGGCGGCGGTGGTGGCCCACGAGGTCCGCAACCCGCTGGGCGTGGTGTTCAACTCGCTCGGCTCGCTGCGGCGGCTGGTGCCGCAGCGCGGCGACGCGCGGATGCTGCTCGACATCGTGGGCGAGGAGGCGGAGCGGCTCAACCGCATGGTGGGCGACCTGCTCGACTTCGCGCGGCCGTCGCGGCCGACCGTGCGCGCGGAGCCGCTCGCGCCCGTGGTCGACGCCGCCCTGGCGGCCGCCCTCGGCGACGGCGGCCGCGGGGTGCGGGTCGAGCGCGAGCTGGCGGACGACCTGCCGCCCGTCCCCATGGACGCGCGCCTGCTGCGGCAGGCGGTGCTGAACCTGGTCCTCAACGCAGCCCAGGCCATGGGCGGCGCCGGGACGCTCACCGTCCGCGCCCGGGCCGAGGAGGGGGGCGTGGTGCTGGAGCTCGGCGACACCGGCCCCGGGATCCCGGAGGACGTGCGCCACCGTATCTTCGAGCCCTTCTTCACCACCAAGGCCACCGGCACCGGGCTCGGCCTGGCGGTGGTGAAGCGCATCGTCGACGACCACCACGGCCGCATCGAGACGCGCCCCGGCCCGCAGGGCGGCACGGTGTTCTCGCTCCGCCTGCCGATCCGCCCGACGTCCCCGTTGAAACCGGACGCCGGTTCGGCCGAGGATGAGCCATGA
- a CDS encoding sigma-54-dependent transcriptional regulator translates to MNEAAADATRAQPLEAGGAGRVLVVDDQRNMRATTALLLREAGYAVTEAEDGAAAVQRLGAEQFDVVLTDVRMGAVDGMEVLRASLEAAPTAQVIVMTAYGTIESAVEAIRRGAYDYIAKPFKEDELLLRVAKAMDKRRLLGEVSLLRRDFRARYGLEHIVGRSAALRELLDRVVRVAPSDATVLVTGESGTGKELIARALHAASRRRDKPFVPINCAAITETLLESELFGHARGAFTGATRARRGLFEEADGGTLFIDEIAETALGSQAKLLRAIQEGEIRRVGESLSVKVDVRVIAATNQNLKAAVAEKRFREDLYYRLNVVPLRIPPLRERREDIPLLAQRFLEGFAERTGERKSLSPEAMQKLLGYPWPGNVRELENMIEQAAALTPHAVLSDADIHFEPAPEVPGASAAQTLAGAVEAAERRAVEAALSRCGGDLGRVARELEVSPTTLWRKMKALGLRARDGG, encoded by the coding sequence ATGAACGAGGCGGCAGCCGACGCGACGCGGGCGCAGCCGCTCGAGGCCGGGGGAGCGGGCCGGGTGCTGGTCGTGGACGACCAGCGGAACATGCGCGCCACCACCGCCCTCCTGCTGCGCGAGGCGGGCTACGCCGTGACCGAGGCGGAGGACGGCGCCGCCGCCGTCCAGCGGCTCGGCGCGGAGCAGTTCGACGTGGTGCTGACCGACGTGCGCATGGGCGCGGTGGACGGCATGGAGGTGCTGCGGGCCTCGCTCGAGGCCGCGCCCACCGCCCAGGTCATCGTGATGACCGCCTACGGGACGATCGAATCGGCGGTGGAGGCGATCCGGCGCGGCGCCTACGACTACATCGCGAAGCCGTTCAAGGAGGACGAGCTGCTCCTGCGCGTCGCGAAGGCGATGGACAAGCGGCGGCTGCTCGGCGAGGTGAGCCTGCTCCGGCGCGACTTCCGCGCGCGCTACGGGCTCGAGCACATCGTGGGCCGCTCCGCGGCGCTGCGCGAGCTGCTCGACCGCGTGGTGCGGGTCGCGCCCAGCGACGCGACCGTGCTCGTCACCGGCGAGTCGGGGACCGGCAAGGAGCTCATCGCCCGCGCGCTGCACGCCGCCTCCCGCCGCCGCGACAAGCCGTTCGTGCCCATCAACTGCGCCGCCATCACCGAGACCCTGCTCGAGTCGGAGCTGTTCGGGCACGCCCGCGGCGCCTTCACCGGCGCCACGCGCGCCCGGCGCGGCCTCTTCGAGGAGGCGGACGGCGGCACGCTCTTCATCGACGAGATCGCCGAGACCGCGCTCGGCTCGCAGGCGAAGCTCCTGCGCGCCATCCAGGAGGGCGAGATCCGCCGGGTGGGCGAGTCGCTCTCGGTGAAGGTGGACGTCCGTGTCATCGCCGCCACCAACCAGAACCTCAAGGCCGCCGTGGCCGAGAAGCGCTTCCGCGAGGACCTGTACTACCGGCTCAACGTGGTGCCGCTGCGCATCCCCCCGCTCCGCGAGCGGCGCGAGGACATCCCGCTCCTGGCCCAGCGCTTCCTGGAGGGGTTCGCGGAGCGCACCGGCGAGCGGAAGTCCCTCTCGCCGGAGGCGATGCAGAAGCTGCTCGGCTACCCGTGGCCCGGCAACGTGCGCGAGCTCGAGAACATGATCGAGCAGGCCGCCGCGCTGACGCCGCACGCCGTGCTCTCGGACGCGGACATCCACTTCGAGCCCGCCCCGGAGGTGCCCGGCGCGAGCGCAGCCCAGACCCTGGCCGGCGCGGTCGAGGCCGCCGAGCGGCGCGCGGTCGAGGCGGCCCTCAGCCGCTGCGGCGGCGACCTGGGCCGCGTCGCGCGCGAGCTCGAGGTCTCGCCGACCACCCTGTGGCGCAAGATGAAGGCGCTGGGCCTCCGGGCGCGCGACGGGGGCTAG
- a CDS encoding NADH-quinone oxidoreductase subunit N produces MTGLSPTDLAAMLPIAILVAGALVLLMSEVFLTSGRRGFMAGITVAAAALAGLAALLAPPAGRVFGGQAVVDGFSVFVTVTVCGGLALSALVGAQWLHARDAERGEFYALALFAAAGMSLLGSAADLLMTFIAIEVMSLATYALAAYMRRGRKPAEAAFKYFVLGAFSSALLLYGTALVYGVTGSTLFSDFARGSGALLVIGLGLVGAGLAFKIAAVPFHLWTPDVYEGAPTPVTAFMAAGVKTAGFAVLVRVLMAVWGGAVMGSARFGAVAAALAVLTMLFGNLLAVPQRSVKRMLAYSSIAHAGYLLVGVVSAGAAGARESALSSVLFYLAAYTATVIGAFAVVGAVERTDVRAEPADAWDLSRLAGLARRRPGLAFVMAVFMLSLAGIPPTAGFVGKFLIFKAAINAQAYGLAIIGVLTSALGAYYYLRVVVYMYMRAPEAGEEGALALGPALSVALAASAVAVVVLGIGPGPIADLARAASMLTQ; encoded by the coding sequence ATGACCGGCCTCTCCCCGACGGACCTCGCGGCCATGCTGCCCATCGCCATCCTGGTGGCGGGGGCGCTGGTCCTGCTCATGTCGGAGGTGTTCCTCACCTCCGGCCGCCGCGGCTTCATGGCCGGCATCACCGTCGCCGCGGCCGCCCTGGCCGGGCTGGCGGCGCTGCTCGCCCCGCCGGCCGGCCGCGTCTTCGGCGGTCAGGCGGTGGTGGACGGCTTCTCCGTCTTCGTGACCGTCACCGTCTGCGGCGGGCTCGCGCTCTCGGCGCTGGTGGGCGCGCAGTGGCTCCACGCCCGCGACGCCGAGCGCGGCGAGTTCTACGCGCTGGCGCTCTTCGCGGCGGCGGGCATGTCGCTCCTCGGCAGCGCCGCCGACCTGCTCATGACGTTCATCGCCATCGAGGTGATGAGCCTCGCCACCTACGCGCTGGCGGCCTACATGCGGCGCGGCCGCAAGCCGGCCGAGGCGGCGTTCAAGTACTTCGTGCTGGGCGCCTTCTCTTCGGCGCTCCTGCTGTACGGGACGGCGCTCGTCTACGGCGTGACCGGCTCCACCCTCTTCTCGGACTTCGCCCGCGGCTCGGGCGCGCTGCTCGTCATCGGGCTCGGCCTCGTCGGCGCCGGCCTGGCCTTCAAGATCGCGGCGGTGCCGTTCCACCTCTGGACGCCCGACGTCTACGAGGGCGCGCCCACCCCGGTGACCGCCTTCATGGCGGCGGGCGTGAAGACGGCCGGGTTCGCGGTGCTGGTGCGCGTGCTCATGGCGGTGTGGGGCGGCGCGGTGATGGGCTCGGCCCGCTTCGGCGCGGTGGCCGCGGCGCTGGCGGTGCTGACGATGCTGTTCGGCAACCTGCTGGCGGTCCCGCAGCGCAGCGTGAAGCGCATGCTGGCGTACTCGTCCATCGCGCACGCCGGCTACCTGCTCGTCGGCGTGGTCTCGGCCGGCGCGGCCGGGGCGCGCGAGAGCGCCCTGTCGAGCGTGCTCTTCTACCTGGCCGCCTACACCGCCACCGTCATCGGCGCGTTCGCGGTGGTGGGCGCGGTGGAGCGGACCGACGTCCGGGCCGAGCCCGCCGACGCCTGGGACCTGTCGCGCCTGGCCGGCCTGGCGCGCCGCCGCCCGGGCCTCGCCTTCGTGATGGCCGTGTTCATGCTGTCGCTGGCCGGCATCCCGCCCACCGCGGGGTTCGTCGGGAAGTTCCTCATCTTCAAGGCCGCCATCAACGCCCAGGCGTACGGGCTCGCCATCATCGGCGTCCTGACGAGCGCGCTCGGCGCGTACTACTACCTGCGCGTGGTGGTCTACATGTACATGCGCGCGCCGGAGGCGGGCGAGGAGGGCGCGCTCGCGCTCGGCCCCGCCCTGTCGGTGGCGCTGGCGGCCTCGGCGGTGGCGGTGGTGGTGCTCGGCATCGGCCCCGGCCCCATCGCCGACCTGGCCCGCGCCGCGTCGATGCTGACGCAGTAG
- a CDS encoding NADH-quinone oxidoreductase subunit M, with protein sequence MAQANLLSIVVFLPLIGAIAAAFFPAAEPKQHKALALVVTLATFGASLGLWFGFDASPGAPEFQAVVHVPWIPALGVSYHVGLDGVALLLVMLTTALTPIVVLSAWNAVQERVKEFMIAILVLETAMIGSFAALDLILFYVFWEGVLIPMYLLIGIWGSENRLYATVKFFIYTFVASVLMLVAIIYVGAKAGGTFDYVQVRQALEVSASAQRWLFLAFAVAFAVKVPMFPLHTWLPDAHTEAPTAGSVILAGVLLKMGTFGFFRYALPLFPEAALHYRPAVAALAVIGIVYGALMCLVQKDMKRLVAYSSVSHMGFVMLGLMALTAEGLTGGVYQMLNHGVSTGALFLMVGMLYERRHTRLIAEYGGVARQVPWIATAFVIVTLSSIGLPGTNGFVGEFLILSGTWLARLASAPWFSAVGATGVILGAVYMLLLVERVFFGALSNEKNRTLLDLSLREWVVITPLVALIAVMGFFPQPFLDPARPAVDRLLGRFAAVEHRLEERDPGRPPTTGTQPPALAGRE encoded by the coding sequence GTGGCGCAGGCGAACTTGCTGTCGATCGTCGTCTTCCTGCCGCTCATCGGGGCCATCGCCGCCGCCTTCTTCCCGGCGGCCGAGCCGAAGCAGCACAAGGCGCTGGCCCTGGTCGTCACCCTCGCCACCTTCGGCGCCTCGCTCGGCCTCTGGTTCGGGTTCGACGCCTCGCCCGGCGCGCCGGAGTTCCAGGCGGTGGTCCACGTCCCGTGGATCCCGGCGCTCGGCGTCTCGTACCACGTGGGCCTCGACGGGGTGGCGCTGCTGCTCGTCATGCTGACCACGGCGCTCACGCCCATCGTGGTGCTCTCGGCGTGGAACGCGGTCCAGGAGCGCGTGAAGGAGTTCATGATCGCGATCCTGGTCCTCGAGACCGCGATGATCGGCTCCTTCGCCGCCCTCGACCTCATCCTCTTCTACGTGTTCTGGGAGGGCGTGCTCATCCCGATGTACCTCCTCATCGGGATCTGGGGCTCGGAGAACCGCCTCTACGCGACGGTGAAGTTCTTCATCTACACCTTCGTGGCGAGCGTGCTCATGCTCGTCGCCATCATCTACGTGGGGGCGAAGGCCGGCGGCACCTTCGACTACGTGCAGGTGCGGCAGGCGCTCGAGGTCTCGGCCTCGGCCCAGCGCTGGCTCTTCCTCGCCTTCGCGGTGGCCTTCGCCGTGAAGGTCCCGATGTTCCCGCTGCACACCTGGCTGCCCGACGCCCACACCGAGGCGCCCACCGCCGGCTCGGTGATCCTGGCGGGCGTGCTGCTCAAGATGGGGACGTTCGGCTTCTTCCGCTACGCGCTGCCGCTCTTCCCCGAGGCGGCGCTGCACTACCGCCCCGCGGTGGCGGCGCTGGCCGTGATCGGCATCGTCTACGGCGCGCTCATGTGCCTGGTGCAGAAGGACATGAAGCGCCTCGTCGCCTACTCCTCGGTCTCGCACATGGGCTTCGTGATGCTCGGGCTCATGGCGCTCACCGCCGAGGGGCTCACCGGCGGCGTCTACCAGATGCTCAACCACGGCGTCTCGACGGGCGCGCTCTTCCTCATGGTCGGCATGCTCTACGAGCGGCGCCACACCCGCCTCATCGCCGAGTACGGCGGCGTGGCGCGGCAGGTGCCGTGGATCGCCACCGCCTTCGTGATCGTGACGCTCTCCTCCATCGGGCTGCCCGGCACGAACGGCTTCGTCGGCGAGTTCCTCATCCTCTCCGGCACCTGGCTCGCCCGGCTGGCGAGCGCCCCGTGGTTCTCCGCGGTCGGCGCGACCGGCGTCATCCTGGGCGCGGTCTACATGCTGCTCCTCGTCGAGCGCGTCTTCTTCGGCGCGCTCTCGAACGAGAAGAACCGCACCCTGCTCGACCTCTCCTTGCGCGAGTGGGTGGTCATCACGCCCCTCGTCGCGCTCATCGCCGTGATGGGCTTCTTCCCCCAGCCGTTCCTCGACCCCGCCCGCCCGGCGGTGGACCGGCTCCTCGGGCGCTTCGCCGCCGTGGAGCACCGGCTGGAGGAGCGCGACCCGGGGCGCCCGCCCACCACCGGCACCCAGCCTCCCGCGCTGGCGGGGAGGGAGTGA